In a genomic window of Oncorhynchus keta strain PuntledgeMale-10-30-2019 chromosome 26, Oket_V2, whole genome shotgun sequence:
- the LOC118358876 gene encoding pre-mRNA-splicing factor 38A-like, whose protein sequence is MANRTVKDANSIHGTNPQYLVEKIIRTRIYESKYWKEECFGLTAELVVDKAMALKFVGGVYGGNIKPTPFLCLTLKMLQIQPEKDIIVEFIKNEDFKYVRLLGAMYMRLTGTSVDCYKYLEPLYNDYRKIKSQNRNGEFELQHVDEFIDELLHSERMCDIILPRLQKRQVLEEAELLDTRISALEEDLDEVETSEEEDEEEEKTERVQTPEPHRRSYRDNDRPRRSPSPRYRRSSRSPRRRSRSPKRRSPSPRRERHRSKSPRRHRSRERRHRSKSPGHHRSHRHRSHSKTPERSSKKSHKKSRRGNV, encoded by the exons ATGGCAAATAGGACGGTTAAAGATGCCAACAGTATACATGGAACAAATCCACAATACTTGGTAGAGAAAATTATTCGTACTCGAATCTATGAATCAAAATACTGGAAAGAAGAATGCTTTGGACTGACGG CTGAGCTTGTCGTTGACAAAGCCATGGCGCTGAAGTTTGTCGGTGGAGTTTATGGCGGAAATATCAAACCTACACCGTTCCTGTGTCTCACTCTGAAGATGCTGCAGATCCAGCCAGAGAAAGACATCATTGTAGAATTTATCAAAAACGAGGATTTCAA ATATGTCCGCTTGCTTGGCGCCATGTACATGAGGTTGACTGGGACATCAGTGGATTGCTACAAATACCTGGAACCACTGTACAACGACTACAGAAAAATCAAGAGTCAGAACCGAAATGGGG AGTTTGAGCTGCAACACGTCGATGAGTTTATTGATGAACTGCTACACTCTGAGAGAATGTGTGACATAATCCTTCCCAGGCTTCAG AAAAGGCAGGTTCTTGAGGAGGCGGAGCTGTTAGACACGCGCATCAGTGCCCTGGAAGAAGACCTGGATGAGGTGGAGACCAGcgaagaggaagatgaggaagaggagaag acagagagagttcaGACCCCAGAGCCCCACAGGCGGAGTTACCGAGACAACGATCGGCCTCGCCGCTCGCCCTCTCCACGCTACAGACGCAGCAGTCGTTCACCCAGACG GAGGAGCAGATCACCTAAGAGACGAAG CCCATCCCCCAGGCGAGAACGTCACCGCAGCAAAAGCCCCCGACGTCACCGCTCCCGAGAGAGACGTCACCGCTCAAAGTCCCCAG GGCATCACAGAAGCCACAGGCATCGCAGTCACTCCAAAACCCCAGAGAG GAGTTCAAAAAAGAGCCACAAGAAGAGTCGAAGAGGAAATGTGTGA